A window from Alphaproteobacteria bacterium encodes these proteins:
- the yidC gene encoding membrane protein insertase YidC: MGDQKNLLLAILASLVILLGWQYFFEQPRLEAEQAAQRLAAEQTLEGEPGEIGPPRLEPEDGQDIAAGAPALPGDVPRYATVEDARQASPRIRVSTPSLHGTLSLTGARLDDLTLADYRVEADPASPEVTLLTPKGMARPYYVATGWLSADGTIDLPGPDTLWSTDSTILTPDRPVTLSWDNGQGLVFERRIEVDKDYMFSFEDRVINNSGRAVTLFPYALSSRAGVPETMGFFILHEGPIGVLNETLKEYDYGDLMEEGPVAAETGPGGWLGFTDHYWLVSLIPAYDTPSKVRVSHARKDGVNRFQVDMRGEAVNIPAGASDGVATRVFAGAKEVRLLDSYEAAYDIDRFDLAVDFGWFYFLTKPIFYVMEIFADFLGNYGLAILLLTVIIKLLFFPLANKSYHAMASMKKLQPKLTELREKYKDDKAKMNQELMEMYKRDKINPAAGCLPILIQIPVFFALYKVLFVSIEMRHAPFYGWIQDLSAPDPTSVLNAFGLLPWSVPELGMLNFLNIGIWPLIMGASMYLQQKLNPQPADPIQARMFMLMPIIFTFLLAQFAAGLVIYWAWNNILSIAQQWAIMKKDNAA; the protein is encoded by the coding sequence ATGGGTGACCAGAAAAACCTCCTGCTGGCGATCCTCGCCTCGCTCGTCATTCTCCTTGGCTGGCAGTATTTCTTCGAACAGCCGCGCCTCGAGGCGGAGCAGGCAGCCCAGCGTCTTGCCGCGGAACAAACCCTGGAAGGAGAGCCAGGCGAGATCGGCCCGCCGCGACTGGAACCCGAGGACGGGCAGGACATCGCCGCTGGCGCCCCGGCACTGCCGGGAGACGTCCCGCGCTATGCCACGGTCGAAGATGCCCGCCAGGCGAGCCCGCGCATCCGCGTGTCGACGCCCAGCCTTCACGGCACGCTGTCGCTGACGGGCGCGCGTCTCGACGACCTGACCCTCGCCGATTACCGCGTCGAGGCGGATCCCGCCTCGCCGGAGGTGACGCTGCTGACGCCCAAGGGCATGGCCCGGCCGTATTACGTCGCCACCGGATGGCTTTCGGCCGACGGGACGATCGACCTGCCCGGCCCGGACACCCTGTGGTCGACGGATAGCACGATCCTCACACCCGATCGGCCCGTGACGCTTAGCTGGGACAACGGACAGGGCCTCGTTTTCGAGCGGCGCATCGAGGTGGACAAGGACTACATGTTCAGCTTCGAGGACAGGGTCATCAACAATTCGGGACGGGCCGTGACGCTGTTTCCCTACGCGCTGTCCTCGCGCGCCGGCGTACCCGAGACGATGGGATTCTTTATTCTCCACGAAGGTCCCATCGGCGTTCTGAACGAGACCCTCAAGGAATACGACTACGGCGATTTGATGGAAGAAGGGCCTGTGGCGGCCGAAACCGGCCCCGGCGGCTGGCTCGGCTTTACCGACCATTACTGGCTGGTGAGCCTGATTCCGGCCTATGACACGCCCTCCAAGGTGCGTGTCAGCCACGCGCGCAAGGACGGCGTGAACCGTTTTCAGGTGGATATGCGGGGCGAGGCCGTCAACATCCCGGCCGGCGCCAGCGACGGTGTGGCCACGCGCGTTTTCGCCGGCGCCAAGGAGGTGCGGCTTCTCGATTCCTACGAGGCCGCCTACGATATCGACCGCTTCGATCTGGCCGTGGATTTCGGCTGGTTTTATTTCCTGACCAAGCCGATCTTTTACGTGATGGAGATTTTTGCCGATTTCCTCGGCAATTACGGTCTGGCCATCCTTCTGCTCACGGTCATCATCAAGCTCCTTTTCTTTCCGCTCGCCAACAAGTCGTATCACGCCATGGCTTCGATGAAGAAGCTCCAGCCGAAGCTCACGGAGCTGCGTGAAAAATACAAGGACGACAAGGCGAAGATGAACCAGGAGCTGATGGAAATGTACAAGCGGGACAAGATCAATCCCGCGGCCGGCTGCCTGCCGATTCTCATCCAGATCCCTGTTTTCTTTGCCCTCTACAAGGTGTTGTTCGTCAGCATCGAGATGCGCCATGCGCCGTTTTATGGCTGGATACAGGATCTTTCCGCGCCCGATCCCACCAGCGTGCTGAACGCCTTTGGTCTCCTGCCCTGGAGCGTGCCCGAGCTTGGGATGCTCAACTTCCTGAATATCGGAATCTGGCCGCTTATCATGGGCGCCAGCATGTATCTGCAACAGAAGCTCAACCCCCAGCCGGCCGATCCGATACAGGCACGGATGTTCATGCTGATGCCGATCATTTTTACCTTTCTCCTCGCCCAGTTCGCGGCCGGGCTCGTGATCTACTGGGCGTGGAACAACATCCTGTCCATCGCCCAGCAGTGGGCGATCATGAAAAAGGATAACGCGGCCTAG